The genomic segment TAAAAACAGGTAATGATCAAGCCCGTCGCAAACGCGGTTGCCGCGCCGCCAATGCCATCCAGCAGATACCCCACCGGAATGGTGGCCAAGGCAATCAGCGGCATGGTGGTATAGAGGGCCCCAAACAGAATGGACAAATCATAAGGGTCCTGGTGGTGATCATAATGCACCCGCTTCCAGGTCCGCGCGGTAATGGGGTTCTTATAAAAGATGTTGCCATGCAGAATATAGCGATGGGCCAGATACCAGACGAGGGGGTAAACCACATAGGTGATGGCCACGGCCGCTACATTGGCCCATAGACTGGTGACATGGGTTGCGGCAATATATATGGAGATCAGGGCAGCAATAATATATCCCTGAATGGCATAATATTGGAAATACGCCACCACCAATTCCTTTAAAGTCATCTTGTCCAGATGATGGGTTTTGTTTTTCCAGAAACCAAATCGTGCAACCACCTGTTATCTCCTGTGCCTTCTCTGTGAAAGCTTTACGCTAAAATATAGTGTCCGGATGCAATTATCCAATTGTTTTTGCAGATTTCCTTGATCGGGATCATTCTTCGGTCAAAAGAATAAAACTGATCCCGGCCAGACCAAATAGCAAGAACGGCAGCCATCCGGCCACAATGGCGGGAACGGCGCCATATTGCCCTAATGCCACAAATAGATTGTTGATGACAAAATAACTGAACCCCAAAGCCAGTGTCAGCAGAATACGCCCGAACAGATTTCCGCCGCGATGCAGTCCGAATGCGGCAAGTCCCGCGAGAAGCGGCATGAGAAGTGTGCTCAGGGGCGAAACGAATTTCTGATGGAGATAGGTTTTCAGATCGTTTGTGACGTGTCCTTCGCGCTCAAGCTGATCAATGGCGGTCAGCAATTGTTGTAGATTGACCTGATCCGCCTTGATGCCCAAAGCAATAAAACGTTCAGGCGGCACATTGGTTTTCCAGTCCAGGTTTTCGAGAGGGGTTACCTTCAGGGTGTCAATATCGAACTTCTTGACTTCAAAAAGCTTCCATTTGCCGTCCCGGTAGACTGCAAAGTCGGCCTTGATCAGGGCCTTGACCTGCAACTGGTCATTGCGGATATATTGGGTGACCCGGTCCAGCAGAAGAATGCTGCCATTGCGGCTGGCACTTTCGGCCTTGATCAGGTTGTTCCCATCCGTCACCCAGCTGTCGTAAACCCGGTCCGGCGCCGGCGGCACATTGGCGGCAAAATCATGTTCTTCCCAGTTTTTCAGCTCTGCTCTCGCGGTGACGGCAATTGTTTCATTAAACACAAAATGAATGGCAGCAACCAGCCCGGACATCAAAATCAGCGGCAATATTATGCGAAAGGCATTCCAGCCTGCTGCTTTCATGATGATGACTTCGTTGTGAATATTCAGTCCCGCCAATGACAAAATGGCGGCCAGCAACGCAACAAAAGGAGAAAACAATGAGACAAGTTGCGGCATGCGAAGCGTGACATAGGTCCACAAGTCAGCAAGGGTCGCGCCATCGCCGGCCAGAATGTCATCGGATTTGGCCAAGAGATCAAGAACCTGCAATGTTGAAATCAGGCCGACCAGAATAATTACATAACGAATGATGAATACCCGCGCCAGATACAGGTCAAGGCTTCCGGGATTGAACATCTGACCGATGACACTGGAAAATTTTGTTATTCTGTCCATGTCAGTTCACCGCACTCAGGCGCCGGGCAATTTTGCCGACGGCTTCCACCATTGCTTCATATACAATTTCCAGTTTCCTCAGCGGCATGCCGCCCACTTTATAGGCACCTACATAATAAAGCCGCGTTGTCAGCAAAATGAATAGCAGTGTCGGCCCCCAGATGGACAGCCAGGGCGATATCGCCCCTTCCGAGGCAAAGGCCAGACCGAATTCTAGAAGTTTGTGGTACACCAGCAGCACAACAATTCCGACGGAAATGCCCAGTGCTCGCCCGGACCGTTTGGCGACCAGGCCCAACGGCATGGCCAGGAAAGGGACGATCAGAATGGACAGCGCCCGCGCCGTACGGGAATGCAGGGCCGCAACGTAGGCTTCGTTACCGCTGTTGCGTTGTTGCCAGAGTTCAAGAAAGGTCATTTCTCGCGCATCTTCGCCACGCTCACGGAACTGTTCAAAAAGCGGCACATGAATAGGCAGGTCATGCATTTCAAAGTTCATGACCCGGGGACGGCTCTGGCTGATATCCAGATCAATCAACGTGCCGTTATAAAGTCTCAGGATCAGATAACGTTCGTCCGGAGAAACAAAAAAGCCGCCTTTTTTGGCGCTGATGGACTGAATCCGCCCGTCGGGACTTTCCTTTTGCGCGAAGATGTCAATCAGCTCGCGGCCCGACTGGCGGGATTCCTCGATCCTGAGGGTTAGCCCGTCGCCAAGGTCCGTAAAGGCGCCGGCCTTGATACTGGCGCCGAGGGCACCGCTGCGAACATCAAAATACAGGCCGTTATAGGCGTAACGGCTGTAGGGTTGGACAAACCCCACCACGATAACATTGACCATCAGCAGAAAGATGGCAATACCCAGTGAGGGCAAAAGCAGACGATTGAGGCTGAGACCGCTGGCCAGCAGGGCGTCCAGCTCGCTGTTCAGCGCCAGTTTGCGTATGGCCAGCAACACGCCCAGAAACATGGCGAGCGGAATAACCAGCGTGAGATATTGCGGCATGAGATTGCCCAGCATCCGCCAGACAATGTCAATAGGGCCGCCCTGATTGATTACAAAATCAAACAGGGTGAGCATTTTTTCCAGCAACAGAAGTAATGCGGCAATCCCCAAAGTGATCACCAGCGGAATAATCGTTTCACGCAGAATGTAATAGTCAATTTTTTTGAGCATTGCTGATCATACCGCACGGGGTTTTGCTATTTTGGGCTGGATTTTGCGCGCAATCCTGCCTATAGCTGCTAGTACAAAAAATATACCGAAAAGGGAAATGCTTTTTCCCTGTTTACAGGTCCGGGCTAAGATTTTTTTATGTCCATTATGCGGCGGATAATCAAATAATGGCCATAATTTTCTTATGCCTTGCTGTCAGAATAACAGAATAACCGGAAAAAAGAATTGAGCATTATTGCCATCCTGACCAGCCCGGCGTCATTCGAGGGCACCGATGAAATGACCCGATTGAGAGAGGTCATTCATGGCGGCTCGGGCATTATTCATTATGAAGTGGAAAAACACAATCATATCGGTGAGGCGCTCCGGACTTTTGCACGAAGTGGCGCGAAGGCGCTTGTCATTATCGGGGACAAGGCTCTGGCGTCGGCGACATTTGAATTTCTGGTGGAAAAAAATCCCTTTGACGGCCCTCCGCCGCCGATCGCCATATTACCGGCCGGGGATAATAATATTGTGGCCGAAAATCTTGGTGCTGTCAGCGCGGTTCCTCATCGGGAATTAACGCGGATACTGGAACGTCATAAAAACGGACGGCTTCTGCAGGACAGTCTGAGCTTGCCGCTGATGAAAATTGAAGGCGTTTATGGGGTTGGAACCTTATATGGCCTGTTTTTCTGTACCGGGGAGATTATCGGCGAAAAAGCCCTGTTTCATCGTGGTTTTGCGCCGCCGGGACTACGGCGGCGTTTGGGACATGCCTGGCGGGCGTTGGCAGTTACCCGGAAAGCCTATCTGCGTGCCCTTAAAGATAAAAATATGGACAAAACCATCCGTATTAACGTCAATCAGCGCGGCGCGGTTGTGGGACGATTCTTTATGGTGGTGCTGACTACAATGAACAGAGGGCTTCTTGGAGCCGAGTTGCCAGAGGCATCGGAGGGGGCACACCTGAATTTTCTGAGCGTGGAAAACACGTCGGATGCTGTTCTGAAAAATGGTCGGCAGCTGGTCAGGGGCCGGTATGAAAACCGTGTCCTTCCAGGACTGGTCATGAGTCGTGTACGGCATGTCCGCCTTGTCCAGGACGGCCGGTTTATTCTGGACGGAAGTTATTTTGAGCCGGATAAAAACGGCGAACTGCTGATTTCCGCAACAGTTCGCCTGAATTTTATCCTTTTATCCTGATTATCCTTTTATCCCAGCCGGGGAGGACTCAGGCCGTTTGCAACCGCCGGAGGTCCTGTTTTAAGACCCCCATGCGCTCGCCCACAAGTTTGAATTTTTCAAGCATCAGGTCAATTTGTTCAAAACTGTGAGCGGCCGACAGGCTGCATCTTAACAGATTATAATTGTTGGGAGTTGCAGGAGGCAGGGCCAGATTGACATAGACCCCTTCTTTGATCAGTTCGCCCCAGAATGCGATGGCCGTTTGAATATCGTCGATAATGACAGCAGCAATGGGGCTTTCCCCTGTGGTGCCCATGTTAAAGCCAATATCCGCGAGCCCTTTGTTCAGGCGCATGGAATTGTCGAGCAGTTTTTCGCGCAGATTGGTGCTGGCAATGATTTGCAGGGCCTTGGTCGCGGAAGCCACCACAGACGGGGGCAGGGAGGCCGTAAACATATAGGGACGGCAAACCAGGCGGAGCACCTCGAATTTGGGATGGTTGGAAACGCAATAACCGCCAATGGTGCCCACGCTCTTGCTAAAAGTGCCGACAATGAAATCAATCTGGTCTTCGACCCCCTGGGCCTGGGCCACGCCCCGGCCGGTTTTGCCAAACACGCCGATGGAGTGGGCCTCATCCACCAGAATATAGGCATTGTGTTTCTTGGACACGGCGGCGAGTTCCTTTAATGGTGCCTGGTCGCCAAGCATGCTGTAAACCCCTTCCACGACAACCAGAATTCCGGCGTCCGGGTCTTGGCGGCGGACGCGGGTTAACCGCTTGTCCAGATTTTCGGGATCATTATGGGTAAAGCGAATGACAGTGGCGTTGCCCATGGCGCAGCCATCATAAATACTGGCGTGGCTATCGGCGTCAATCAGGACATAGTCCTTGGGACCGGCGAGGGTGGAGATAATGCCGAGATTAGCCTGATAACCGGTGGAAAAAACCATGGCGTGTTTGGTGCCATAGAATTTCTTGAGCTCTTCTTCCAGTTTTTTATGGCTGTGATAGGTGCCATTGAGCACGCGGGAGCCGGTGGTGCCGGTGCCCTGGGTGAGAAGGGCTTCCTGTGCGGCAGCAACGGCATCCTCATTAAAAGTCATGCCCATGTAATTATTGGTGCCCGCCAGAATGGTTTTACGGCCGTTAATGATGGCCTCTGTGGGAGAAAGGATTTTCTCCATACTGACGGTAAACGGGTTCCCTTCCCCTTCCGGCAGAGCACGGAAATGGTTCAGGGTTGTGTCGAATTTTTCAAATAAATCGGTAGTCATTGGTCTTTAAGAATTTTTTCAACGGCTGCAGATACCTGACCGACTTTTTCCAGGTCCGGGAGAATATTCAACGGGACCGTAATATCAAAATGATCCTCGATGGCGGCGACGAAGTCCATCACGGCCAGAGAATCTAGTTCCAGGTCGGTGGTAAAGGATGTATCCGCGGTCAGTTCGAGGCCTTTCGTATTGAAGGGCTCCAGCAGCGTAAAGATCTGCGTCAAAATCTCGTTATTGTCCTGTGTCATATTCCTCGCCCTAGTCATGCTTCTCCGCAACAGGGAAAGCCATTCTAATTATCTATAGGTTATAATAAATTATTCTGTCTGTACCAGCGAAAACTTTTTTCAAGTCCCTCATGTAATGAGACTTGCGGCTGCCAGGGAAGGACATCCTTAGCATGCTCATCCCGGCATATCCAGTCGGGATGACATAATTCGTTAACTTTTCCCGGAGAGACCATGGGGATGTAACGGAACAATTTTGACAAAATTATGTTGGCATGCGCAAAAGTTTTGAGCGGCGCGTGGCCCACAGTCAGTGAAAAAGCCGGGCGCCCAATGAGGCGGGCGGCGGTGGCAAAGACATCACCAAGCGCATATCCGCCTGGCGTACCGTCATCTATATCCAGGATTCGACCATAGGCGCTGTCCCGAAGCGCTGCATCGGCCAATGCCGTGATCAGATCCTCTACATAAATGACCGCCACCCGGTTGGCCGGATTTCCCGGAACCAGCGCGAGACGCCATTTGAGGGATTTAAAAAGTTTGAGAATTTCCATATCCCCCGGGCCATAAATAGCTGGGGGGCGGAATATGGTCCAGGGCAGATCGTCCGGGGCCTCCCGGATCAGCATTTCTTCTCCCTGACGTTTACTTTCCGCATAGGCGGACAAATGGCGCTCCCGAGCCGCCAGAGACGAGAGCAGAATAAAATGAGGTCGGGCGTTCTGACGTTGTAGAGCGGCCAGCAGGGCCTGCACACTGTCGCGGTTGACCGTGGTGAATCCCTTGAAGTTGCGCGCCTTGACGGCGCCAGCAATGTGATACAACACCTCTGCCCCCATCACCAGCTTTTCCAGGGCGGCCTTGTCTGCGAATGTGCCTTTGATCCAGGTGATGCCAGGGTGTTCGGGTTGGGGCCTGCGGGTAAGGGCGCGAACCTCTACTCCCCGGTCCGCAAGATAACGGATCAGGTGTGACCCGACAAAACCGGTGGCCCCTGTCACAGCGGCTGTTTTTATCATCTGACTCAACGTATAAACTTATTTCCAATCAAACGGTTCTAAAGTGAATTGTGATAGGTTTCACTCTGGCAACAAAGTAAAACGGTAACCCCTGCCAGAGAGATTACCGTTAGAGAGATTGCCGTTAGGATTTTCATTTCGTCAACCGGATGGCTCAGGGGGCCAGGGTACCGGAGAGATATTGTTGCCGCGCCTTGGTCCGACTCAATTTGCCAGAAGAGGTTCGTGGCAGAGAGCGCGGCGGCAGCAGCACCACCTTGGCCGGCATGCCGATCAACGATTTGACCTTGTGTCTGATCTTGTTTTCCAGTTCCTGCCGTTCGGCTTCGTTGCGGGATCGGCATTGTACCAGTATGGCAGGAACTTCTTCATTGTTTTCACCGGGAATGGAGATAGCGGCGCTGTCACCAGATCGCAGCTCCGGCAATTGCTCGACAGCCCATTCAATGTCCTGTGGCCAGTGATTTTTACCGTTAATGATGATCAAATCCTTGATCCGGCCAATGATATAGATGGCGCCATCCGCCATATATCCCATGTCTCCGGTATCCAGCCAGCCGTCTTCAGACAGGCATTGGCGAGTGGCTTCCTCATCCTGAAAATAACCGGACATGACGCTGGTGCCACGCACG from the Luteithermobacter gelatinilyticus genome contains:
- the spt gene encoding serine palmitoyltransferase, yielding MTTDLFEKFDTTLNHFRALPEGEGNPFTVSMEKILSPTEAIINGRKTILAGTNNYMGMTFNEDAVAAAQEALLTQGTGTTGSRVLNGTYHSHKKLEEELKKFYGTKHAMVFSTGYQANLGIISTLAGPKDYVLIDADSHASIYDGCAMGNATVIRFTHNDPENLDKRLTRVRRQDPDAGILVVVEGVYSMLGDQAPLKELAAVSKKHNAYILVDEAHSIGVFGKTGRGVAQAQGVEDQIDFIVGTFSKSVGTIGGYCVSNHPKFEVLRLVCRPYMFTASLPPSVVASATKALQIIASTNLREKLLDNSMRLNKGLADIGFNMGTTGESPIAAVIIDDIQTAIAFWGELIKEGVYVNLALPPATPNNYNLLRCSLSAAHSFEQIDLMLEKFKLVGERMGVLKQDLRRLQTA
- the lptG gene encoding LPS export ABC transporter permease LptG, translated to MDRITKFSSVIGQMFNPGSLDLYLARVFIIRYVIILVGLISTLQVLDLLAKSDDILAGDGATLADLWTYVTLRMPQLVSLFSPFVALLAAILSLAGLNIHNEVIIMKAAGWNAFRIILPLILMSGLVAAIHFVFNETIAVTARAELKNWEEHDFAANVPPAPDRVYDSWVTDGNNLIKAESASRNGSILLLDRVTQYIRNDQLQVKALIKADFAVYRDGKWKLFEVKKFDIDTLKVTPLENLDWKTNVPPERFIALGIKADQVNLQQLLTAIDQLEREGHVTNDLKTYLHQKFVSPLSTLLMPLLAGLAAFGLHRGGNLFGRILLTLALGFSYFVINNLFVALGQYGAVPAIVAGWLPFLLFGLAGISFILLTEE
- a CDS encoding acyl carrier protein gives rise to the protein MTQDNNEILTQIFTLLEPFNTKGLELTADTSFTTDLELDSLAVMDFVAAIEDHFDITVPLNILPDLEKVGQVSAAVEKILKDQ
- the lptF gene encoding LPS export ABC transporter permease LptF, translating into MLKKIDYYILRETIIPLVITLGIAALLLLLEKMLTLFDFVINQGGPIDIVWRMLGNLMPQYLTLVIPLAMFLGVLLAIRKLALNSELDALLASGLSLNRLLLPSLGIAIFLLMVNVIVVGFVQPYSRYAYNGLYFDVRSGALGASIKAGAFTDLGDGLTLRIEESRQSGRELIDIFAQKESPDGRIQSISAKKGGFFVSPDERYLILRLYNGTLIDLDISQSRPRVMNFEMHDLPIHVPLFEQFRERGEDAREMTFLELWQQRNSGNEAYVAALHSRTARALSILIVPFLAMPLGLVAKRSGRALGISVGIVVLLVYHKLLEFGLAFASEGAISPWLSIWGPTLLFILLTTRLYYVGAYKVGGMPLRKLEIVYEAMVEAVGKIARRLSAVN
- a CDS encoding sterol desaturase family protein; this encodes MVARFGFWKNKTHHLDKMTLKELVVAYFQYYAIQGYIIAALISIYIAATHVTSLWANVAAVAITYVVYPLVWYLAHRYILHGNIFYKNPITARTWKRVHYDHHQDPYDLSILFGALYTTMPLIALATIPVGYLLDGIGGAATAFATGLIITCFYEFFHCIMHLSYKPKNEYVKKIKKLHVMHHFQNEKVNYGIMSFWLDKLFGTYQDNPAELEKSPTVFDLGYTAEMAEKYPWVARMSGGVSHNSPRERRLKHTSKDKKTATEHTQTAAE
- a CDS encoding NAD-dependent epimerase/dehydratase family protein: MIKTAAVTGATGFVGSHLIRYLADRGVEVRALTRRPQPEHPGITWIKGTFADKAALEKLVMGAEVLYHIAGAVKARNFKGFTTVNRDSVQALLAALQRQNARPHFILLSSLAARERHLSAYAESKRQGEEMLIREAPDDLPWTIFRPPAIYGPGDMEILKLFKSLKWRLALVPGNPANRVAVIYVEDLITALADAALRDSAYGRILDIDDGTPGGYALGDVFATAARLIGRPAFSLTVGHAPLKTFAHANIILSKLFRYIPMVSPGKVNELCHPDWICRDEHAKDVLPWQPQVSLHEGLEKSFRWYRQNNLL